The following coding sequences lie in one Paroedura picta isolate Pp20150507F chromosome 10, Ppicta_v3.0, whole genome shotgun sequence genomic window:
- the LOC143820029 gene encoding uncharacterized protein LOC143820029, whose protein sequence is MAIAPGEPEEVPEQTPLASETQMPGTVVLESPAAVAEDSDSGASTNVDFIPGTQEEEERGVAGPPALRRRIHIQDEVLSEDDEPAGSPPRGALPAEERLARERGRLRRVSVLTSVGERILEHCQEESRRAAAADQAMLSLVAQEGKKFRAILRDSNNSLRESVEEVRMIRRLMERAVAVMEAAPPPQITVNVPPQPTPPPLPPEVGGCFKG, encoded by the exons atggccatcgctcctggggagccggaggaggttcctgagcaaacgccccttgcctccg agacacagatgcctgggacggtggtcctagagtcccctgcagcagtagcagaggacagtgattctggggcgtccacaaatgttg atttcatacccgggacacaggaggaggaggagcgtggggtggctggacctcctgccctgcgcaggcggatacacatacaagatg aggtcctttctgaagacgacgagccagctggctcaccacccaggggcgctctcccggctgaggagaggctggccagggaacgcggcaggctgcggcgcgtctccgtcctcactagtgtgggagaaaggatcctggagcactgccaggaggagtccaggcgtgcagctgctgcagaccaggcgatgctctccctcgtggcccaggagggcaaaaaattccgtgccatccttagagattcgaacaactcactacgcgaaagcgtggaggaagttcgaatgataaggaggctgatggagagggcggtcgcggttatggaggcggccccccctcctcagattacagtgaacgtccccccccaacccacaccccccccactacctcca GAGGtgggagggtgttttaaaggttaa